ATGATCCAATACTCTTCATTATAGTAGTAAATGATCAGGAACAAACTCTCATTAAACCTCAGCATCGAAATGCGTAAACAAGAAGGGAAATTAACGAATATTCCAGCTATATTTATAACAacaattcaaacttaattaacaaaaataaacataaaaacatTATCGATGCTTCTTAGACTTAAAATGGTGAATTAGAGTTAAATCTACACCATCTAAGCTGATTCCCCTTCCACTCTAGCAGATCCAAAACTAAACTAATCCATGACGAAGCTGAATCCAAATTTTACTCATATCTCACTCAGAAACAACTATAGAAAGCTCGGATCTACCCAAAAATCCCCCAAAAAGGCCCAAAAATCGCTGGAAAAGGAAGCATCAGCTACCAAATCGGTGGATCCTTACCTCATCTAGCGGGAAACAGCTTCTGATCTCGTAGATGAGGGGTTTTCCCGTTCCCCCGCTTCGCAGGGCTTCGACGAGATGAATCGGGGGGGAATCGATTGCAGCGTACGAACTTTTGAGAGGGAGAAAAGGGGTCGAGCAGGTACGAACACTTTACCATCTTTTGTccttttttgaaatataaatataaaatatgattcgAAAACTAGTGATTTAAATATTAAGTAAAATTGTACAGAAACCCCCTCATCTGTTATTTGAGTTgagaaaacccctcaactttatttgTCTGGATTATCACATattttaaagggttaatttcatttgtagtttctctctcaaaaaaaaaaaaattttatttgtaaccCCACaaatagggatgtcaacgagCCGGATACGAGAATTTTTAaatatccgaacccgaatccggctaccaaatctaaaattttaaacccGAATTTAAATtcggcggattttaaaaattcatatccaaattcgaacccgaccaaaaatacGAAACCGAACCCGCAAATCCGAACCAGAatcaattatttctctttacaatatttaaaaatatattatatttcaatataaatttttaaaatataaattcaaatataatatcaaatatatatagagagagagagagagaaaaaactagactagaatactatttatatcaccaagtcattagtactattaagttttcggttCTTGAATAAAACGATGTacgattagaataatagtgatcccttaggattgagtgagtagttggttTAATAGTTTGATCTAGcgaatgaaaataatcaaagagataGATCAAacagtataaaatttgatagtaccaagtacttggtgttATCAATAACATTATAGCcgaactataaatatatatatatatatatagagagagagagagagagagagagagagagagttgagctagaatactatcaataggaAACgagcttcgttgccacccatttgttttcgatgatagagcttccaaattaacgttcggcactgttgaacatgatttataccacttgaagtgctTAGAAagcaaatttcaaatcttttcgacattatttgcctaatgatcaaagggtttcaaaatatgtaattttaatggtcggtaTGAGAAGTTTGCTCATTTAACGACGTAAAAATATcgaaatcaattaaatttttgttaaattttttttaaaactatttacaataagatctatactcttgatcttcattacaaaactcctatcgtcattttttgaaaaatattaattttcagttgttcatttttgtgtctacttgatggataagaaaataatattggaaatatatgaaatttgatttctaaacacttcaaatagtatagattttgttcaacggtgccgatcgtcgacttggaggctccatcatcgaaacaaatgggtggcaacggagcccgtttgctgcTAATAGGATTCcagtcaactctctctctctctctctctatatatatagagagactctctctctctctctatatatagagaaagcgagagaaagagaaagctaggctggtatactatccgTAGCACGCAGGCCTCTatactatcaagttgttttttaatgatgcgacttccaaatcgacgatcggcttcgttaaacttaaactacactattaaaagtatttgaaaactaaatttcataatttttcgacatcatttggctagtgattaaaatgtctcaaaattgacaattttaatagtcgatgtgatgcgtttgtaaatttaacggtgtaaaataatccaaatctgataaaatttttatataaaattcttttcactatttagagtacgATCAGTAACTACGATCAGTAACtctgatcataaagtaaactatgtcgaaaaaatataaaattttatttctaaaaactttaaatactctagatcggttttaacggtgtggatagttaatttgaacaccctaagatcgaaaacgagactatagtaccggagccccggtactatagatagtctTGAATACAAGACTCCtaccatcattttttaaagaatatttattttcagtcgttcattttttcGTTcaattgatggataagagaacaatatcgaaaacgtatgaaatttaatttctaaacacttcaagtggtatagatcatgttcaacggtgccgatcgtcgatttaaaggctccatcatcgaaaacaaatgggtggcaacggagcccgtttgctaccgatagtattctagctcaactatatatatatatatatatatcgtaggACTTGTACTATTAGGAGCATAGCAGCCATTGTGCTCCAAAGTTCTTaaccattcatcaattttgataggtgcacctagtttttttttccaatttctcctctctctcaccctaatCATCCATCAAAATTGGTGGATGGtgaaaaacttagaagcacaatGACTGCCATACTTTTAATAACACAGTAGTcccactctctctttctctttctctcttactcgctcactccctctctctctctctctatataggagcaattaggctactatactattaataacaccaagACATTAATGCTATTATATTTTCGgttcttggatgaaaaaaaatgcgattagaatgataatAATTCCCTAAGATTGTACTATTAGGTGACTAGTTGAATAGTACGATCTAATcgatagaaatgatcaaaggtagcACTAAACACttcgtgctatcaatagtacagTAACCAGACTCTCTCTATCTATAAACTCATATTAATCCCCTAATTTTGTCCATGTGGCATGCTTTCCTTAACCATTGGCTGTGAGGCCCACCTTCTTTATTACTCATCTCCTTTTCTTAAACCtacttttttttagagatagttTTTCCTTCCGTCTCTTCGGTAGAAAACAACTTTATACTGTCTATTTGGTTTTCGTGCTCCCCTCCTAAAGAtcattttccttctctctctttagtAGAAGAGAACTTTATTCCGTTTATTAGATTTATGTGCTCCGCTCCTAAACTCCTCAAAATCAACTTGAAATCTCACTTCTCTTTTACCAAAAACCTTTTACAAGCTGTCTCCCCTTCCCTCACCCCACTTCCCTCAGTGCGGTTGTTGGTGCGACCGAAATCGAGACATGGAACGTGACAAGGACCGCAATCAAGATTGAGAGCACGAGAGAGCACCACATGTGCCCCAGTGCTTCGCAATCCCGAACCCTAGCTACCTGATGGCCCCAAACCCTAGCATCGAGCCTCTAGGATGGCTCCAAACCGAGTGGTATCGAAGTTGCAGCTATGCACTCGATGGGGATTCATGCAATTGCGCCCGAGCAATCGCCGGTGCACTATGGGCAAGTTCCAAATGGGTATATAGTAGTTCCTCCTCGGCAAGGGTTGATCCCTCCCTTGTGGGTATTTTTGAACTACTATTTGCTCtttatgataaattttattctttggTCTTTTTTTTGCTAGATTATTATCTATGATGATTTGGCTTTGATTTGTGAATGATAAAAGTAAGAGTTTTACattcatattaaattttattaattaaattaatgagTGGCGGTATATTATGTTAAGTGTTTTGTTGTTAATAGAGATAAGCGCATAGGAGATGAGCCGCAATATATAATGTTAAGTGTTCTGATAAGTTCTGTATTGTCATGCAATGTTTTGAGATACGCATACGTTGATTATGAAAATTGAGGGGATGGGGTGATGAGTGAAAAGAAGTTTTTGgcaccacaaaaaaaaagaagctgttGTTTGGAAAGGGATTCTCTTGATATCGAcaattgatattttttactatAGTTTTGCATTGTTGTTATTAGTGAGAAACATCAGCAATCGCAATTCTTGCGGTTGTTAAAGATCACTTTCCCTCTATGTTGGTATGCGTAAATTTATCTAACTACATTTCGTTTACACAAATGACCATCACCATGCGGCTTCGGCTGAGCTTGCAGACGACATTCCCAAGAACCATCGGACCAATATCAGACATCATTGAAAAAATTACATATTCAAATTGCCCTTGCATATAAATAGAATcttataaagcttcaaaacttcTTGGGGTGCTCCTACTAATGTTGCTATTGTCGTAACTCGGCTCGGCGGTTCATCGGCGTTTGTTGAGAAGGTAATGcctttttttattagttatacTATTTCATCCTTATCGcgtgtaaatttaaaatttatttgagttttataatgaatttaatttaaggCCGGCTTCTTTATTTGGTGTTTGCAGGAGATTGAAGTAAATTTGATAATTACTGATTATTGTATGCCGGGAATGACCATGTATGATCTTCTAAACAGACTCAAGGTACTCTTTTTTTAATGCTTAATTTGTAACAACACTTATAATTACTTTAATTTTCTGTTTCCAAGTTTTTTGTTCCAATTTATTGATGAAAAATTTGTGATATTGTTAATTCacaaatcattttttttgaaagatattctAGATATGATCATATCTTTATATGAATGAGCCTTCTAAGATAATAaactataataatatttatccGTCGTATCGCGCGGATCTCTaaattagtatatatttataatcaatCATTCTCTAACCATTTAATGGTAAAATAGCCACACCAAAGAAGTATAGATTaaaatttactcttttttaaGGTTCATACTATGTATCTTACAGCATATACTGATTTTTGTTTAcatcacaacaacaacaacatgtGATCATCTACGCAACCACAGTATGTGATCTTGAATTAAAGCTTTCATTACTTTACTACActaacaaaaatattatatttcctTCAAGAATGATGGGCATAATTGTAATTTCCCTCCACAATCAACCAATACACTTATGTGATATGTACACAAGCATATCAACACCCACCCACCCCCACCGGCAAATCCGAGCCCCACGATCTCATCTCGCCGGCCGCCGCAGCCGCACGATCTATATCAAACGGCCCCAAATGCCCCGACTCGATTAAGTTATAATCGGAGTCGAACCGAATTTAGCTCAATTTAGACTCTTTTTTTTCCATCTGCATCCGGCCCGATTTGTTCAAAAGGGTTTGGTCCAGTACATGAGAATGTCCTGCGGAAATGGGTCCCTGAACCCGGGCGAAGCCAGACCGGACGGTTCGAAGTGGGGCAGAACTGGTCCGGGCTGAACCGGCTCCTCGAACACCCTCTCCCACTCCTTCCACCGCGGCTGgctctctacctctctctcgcacgcgaACTCGGGCGAGGCCGAGTTCACGTGCTCGGAGCAGCTCGAGTCCGTGTGCAACCGGGGGATCGAATCAGACGGAGGATCAAAATAAGCCATCTCGGTAAACGGTTGCATATGCGAGTGCGCGGGTAATAGAACCGGTTTTTGTTCGGGGGGTGACAAACACGGCCTAATCATGCTCCCCGAACCAGATGGTTTCCGGTCCGAACCAGTCGGCTTGTCGAGAGCACCTTTTTTGTTGTAGATTCGGCACAGAACCCAATCATCTAGCTGCATCAAGAAACAAAAAGCAAAAGTTAGATAAATAATTGAATTATGACCTATAAATTCAATGTGATGTCATTCATATATCTGGATTGTAGTGGAAAAGAAGCTATGGAGAATCAAATGCTTTCACACCTAAAAAACAACTCGGCCATGACATCAGTCACATCATATAGCAAGTTGCCAATAGGCCATGGCCCACATAAATAATTCGGCCCACTAAGATTGATAGCGACGCGTAACCGACCAATAATAATTCGACAAGTGGTCGCCGTAACATCACGCGGCCCCTTTGGGCCGGGCCCATAACATGCATTTAATCATGTGGGGCTCCGCAATCCACTTGTCGTCGCGTGGCCCCACTTTTGATCGGTTCAGTTCGAATTAATTcgattcggttcggttcagctgCTTACCCTGAGGCTGTTCTTCTTGCGGGCCGACCGGTCCACGTCAGCGAGCCGGTACTCGTGCATGATCCAATTCGTTTTCTCGCCCTTGGGCGCCTTCCCGGTGTAAAAAACCAGGGCCTTCTTAATGCCGACCGGTTTAGGCGAGCCGATCGGTTTGTCCGCGCCCGTCGCTTTCCAGTAACCAGACCCGGCCGCCCGGTTCGGCCTCGACCCGTTCGGGTACTTTCGGTCCCTCGGCGAAAAGAAGTACCATTCCTTCTCTCCGTACATCGCCATACCTGTAATcaccaaaataatatatttatatattattttaaatatactcaaCGTATATCATCACGAGCACGAATTTTAAAGCACGGGTGGTTCCTAAATTCATAAGCTAGACCAAGCCGGTCCTATTTTGATCcagatcatcttttttttttttttttttgagagaaagatagtatgttacccgctttatttattttgtttagaaataaatgaaatatgaatcaactagaattcgaacttgtgatctcgggtatcaaccaccaagccctttgccacttgcactagggacgaTCGGTAGATCGTCTGATTTCGATCAAGAACTGCTAAGAACAAATCGAATAAGGAGCAACAGTGTACCAGGGAGGTGCCACGGGTCGTACTTATACAAGTCGACCTCGGCGATGATCGGGACGGCGATCGGCATCGCGGCGCACCTCCTGCAGAGGTAGTGCGTCACGAGCTCCTCATCCGTCGGATGGAACCGGAACCCCGGCGGCAGCTGAAGATCGTGAccgctcattttttttttttcctctcgtcGATCGATCCCCACCGTCCGATCGACAATTCCTAATCTCTaagctccttttttttctttttcttttttctttttaatatctCCTCTACCTCCTCCTTTTGGATTGgagcttattattattagagagCTTGAAACTTGGGACCGGAGAGGAGCGCGTAATTTATAGAGGGGAGTGGGAAGGGGGAGAGCGAAGGGGATGGCGACACGTGCGGCCTCGGGAGGCGGGGAGCTTCCAGAAGCGAAACGTGGGAACGAACCGCGCACACACGAGGGGGTAATTCGGCGCGTGTTGACCGTTGACCCGCCCACGTGGCGCGCATCGAGCGGCGACTGCGGCGCGGGATTCTGTCACTGCTTACGTCTCGGTTTTTGGACCGACGCGCACGTCGGCAGCACACGTGGCGCTCGATTAGCGGCGGCCGATACAGAAGTCTTTCGTGGACCGGGGCCTCTATCTAATCTATGAACTATGCACATTGTTGATACCGGTTCGTTTCGCCCGCACTGTATGGTATGTGTCCTTGTTCAATAAAATAACCCATTTGGCGTTGATAAATATCTTGTACTTCGTAGAATTTATTCTTAatcaagtaaaaataaattgtacGGCGTGTTATTCTCTATATAAACacgtaaaatatattttttattatagacAACGCACGATTCTCATCNGCATACcagcctactctctctctctctctctctctctctctctctctctctatatatatatatatatatatatatatatatatatatatatatatatatatcccccaaaaaaaaaaaggaaacttgactttaaatataaaaaaataaaaatttaatcattaCTAAACATTTCAAAATTCCAAAGTCCTCCGAAGCTTTGAATTTCCAATATACCACCGGTCTATAGACCGCGGTCCACGCAACGAGTTTCGCCGGTTCGTGGGCCCACGCAACGAGTTATATCTCGAGAAAGCAGGGTCCTTTCGGTGGGCCCCGCGGATCACGACGGCGGGCCGCTCACGAGTCGACACGTAGCACGCGCGGGAGCTTCGAGGAAAGTAGCCTTGgccttttctatttttaactttGAATTTCGCGCCGGATAAAGAGGTGGATAAGGATGAGCGAGGATAAGGAATCCCGAATAAACCCATTCCTTCGTTTTAAATGGTTGATTTTAAAATggttgattttttctttttgttaaaaaaaaaaaattttgtattttatatatttttttattttcctcacGTGGGATAGAAATGAGTAGAATAATGGAATAAGGAAAAGTTATTCACGCACCTGGTGCACCGTGGaaaattcaatatatatctattatgaTGCTGATAAAAGCataagttttatttattttttatttctagtaatattttaatatacagtcattttaaattattcattgcaaataatttatcaaataataatttattcttaactATAAatcttgaaaataaaaatatctatcaCTTTTTATGACGATAAAACTTttgtattaatattatatttacgtgtttatcaaatatttattttcNGATATTTACgtgtttctcaaatatttattttttcataaataatgcATATCTAATCGTACGCTTATATAATATCTAATCGTAACGTAATACCTACTGCcatcttatttaatattttataaagacAAATAACGTAAcgaaataaacttttaatttctctttacctctaacagttattttttttttctattaaatatttttatatcattcaatattcttttttaatgtCAATCTTCAAACTCAATTTTATCTACCAATATATAGCTTTTGTATAAACTTTTTATTAATCGCAAccaataatcaaattttaaatttaatttaatttaaatatcaatctaaattttaattttatttgatatacaatttttatttcatttgaaatttatagttgagatttaattatataatttaaatttaaattttttaaattttaaattaaaattaaaatttgatttcaattataaattaaatataatattagatattaaatttgaattaacaattctAACTAAAGctgattaaattaaattttaaattttgaattaaacataaattaaaatttttatacttttaaattaaaacatatatttaaatattggattcactagaaatcgaaaaatatagagaaatattcaatatatataaaaagaaaaaaaaaatagaactatataatttttgttggcggcaactatttaaatttgaattaggatatgaaaaatatttttgaataaaatataatagatgaatttactttttcaaaaaattaaatttttatcgtaaattttctaataaatatgATACACAAATTTagtttgatttgaaataattattaaagtatATATTAACAAACCCattttttggtttaaaaaaattttgcattcTATTTGcgtaaatagaaaaaaaatttatacactATCCAAATTTTTTTCAACCGAAGAATATCTACTGCAGAATATTTTTCACATACATAAACACACATAAAATATTTGCAATATCCATTATCATTCAATTAAatcactaaaataaaattagatttaaaaaatagaatgatttaaaataaaGCATATCAACTCGACTCAAATGTTAAATTTGGTAAGACTATCAactcgaatttaaattttatgtttggtaAGACTATCAActtgactttaaattttatgtttaattcaTGATTTTAAACTtgaatctatatttaaatttaaaatttacaattaatttataattttaaattttggatctATCGTTAAATTGTTTCAAAccaaaaataattaactaatttgaaaataaactgcTTATATTCAAATTACGGACtgaaaaaaaacttcaaattttaagtttttctcataaatttaaatctgaatctattaatttaaaattttgaattaattagaattttaaattcggatacaaattaatagaaaatttgtaTGTTgtgaaacatatataaaaatatttacagtataactaaattgaaaatacaaaaaacttatttggagataaattaaaattataaaaaatcaaattatcgACACATAGCACAGACaacaatataaatttaaaatataaatataaatttaatttaaaattgaaggtgacattttgaattaaacataaattaaaattttcatacttttagtttgaaatatatacttaaattt
This DNA window, taken from Ananas comosus cultivar F153 linkage group 5, ASM154086v1, whole genome shotgun sequence, encodes the following:
- the LOC109710572 gene encoding NAC domain-containing protein 48-like — its product is MSGHDLQLPPGFRFHPTDEELVTHYLCRRCAAMPIAVPIIAEVDLYKYDPWHLPGMAMYGEKEWYFFSPRDRKYPNGSRPNRAAGSGYWKATGADKPIGSPKPVGIKKALVFYTGKAPKGEKTNWIMHEYRLADVDRSARKKNSLRLDDWVLCRIYNKKGALDKPTGSDRKPSGSGSMIRPCLSPPEQKPVLLPAHSHMQPFTEMAYFDPPSDSIPRLHTDSSCSEHVNSASPEFACEREVESQPRWKEWERVFEEPVQPGPVLPHFEPSGLASPGFRDPFPQDILMYWTKPF